Within Myceligenerans xiligouense, the genomic segment GGTCGCCGCCGTGCTCCCCGCAGACGCCGATCACCAGGCCGGGGCGCGCGGCCCGCCCCTCGGCCACCGCGATCTCGATGAGGCGGCCCACCCCCTCCTCGTCGAGCGCCTCGAACGGGGAGACGGTGAAGACCCCCTTGTCCAGGTAGGCCGGGAAGAACGCACCCTCCACGTCGTCGCGCGAGAACCCCCAGGTGGTCTGCGTCAGGTCGTTGGTGCCGAAGGAGAAGAACTCGGCGACGGTCGCGATCCGGCCGGCGGTGAGCGCCGCCCGCGGCAGCTCGATCATCGTGCCGACCGCGATCGGGACGTCCACGCCGGCGGCAGCGCGCACGTCCGCGAGGACCGCGTCGATCTCCGTCCGCAGGAGCTCCAGCTCCTCGACGCCGCCGACGAGCGGAACCATGATCTCCGGACGAGGCGTGCCGCCCGCGCGCGTCCGCGCGACGGCGGCCTCGGCGACGGCCCGCACCTGCATGGCGACCAGCCCGGGAACGACGAGGCCGAGCCGGACGCCGCGCAGCCCCAGCATGGGGTTCTGCTCGTGCTGCTTGCGCACCGCCTGGAGCAGGCGCAGATCACCGGCATCCGGTGCACCGCGTTCCCGGGCGACGGCGACCTTGACCGCGAGGCCGGTGAGGTCGGGCAGGAACTCGTGCAGCGGGGGGTCGATCAGCCGGATGGTCACCGGCAGCCCGTCCATCGCCTCGAGGATCCCGGTGAAGTCGTCCCGCTGCAGCGGGAGCAGGGCCTCGAGCGCCTTGTCCCGCTGCTGCTGCGACTCCGCGAGGATGAGGTCCTCGACGTAGCGGCGGCGCTCGCCCAGGAACATGTGCTCCGTGCGGCACAGCCCGATGCCGTGGGCACCGAACCGCCGTGCCCGCGCGGCGTCCTCCGGCGTGTCCGCGTTGGCGTGCACGGCCAGGCGCCGGACGTCGTCGGCGTGCCGCATCAGCCGGCGCACCGCGTGCACGACGCCGCTCTCGCCGTCGGCTCCCGGCTCCTCCCCCGCGCCGCCGGCGGCGCCCTCCGCGCCGCGCCCGGCCTCGCCGTCGCGGCCGCTCTCGAGGTCCCGCATGACGGGAGAGGGCACGACGGCGATCTCGCCCCGGTAGACCGCGCCCGTCGTCCCGTCGACCGAGATGACGTCGCCCTCGCCCACCTCGACCCCGGGGCCGGTGAATCGCCGCCGCTCCAGGTCGATCGCGATGTCCTCGGCGCCCACCACGCACGTCTTGCCCATGCCGCGGGCGACCACGGCCGCGTGCGAGGTCTTGCCGCCGCGGCTGGTGAGGATCCCGTCCGCGGCGAGCATGCCGGGAAGGTCGTCGGGGCTGGTCTCCTGCCGCACGAGGATCACCCGCTCGCCGTCGGCATCACGGGCCACCGCCTCCGCGGAGTCGAACACCACGGCGCCGACCGCCGCGCCGGGCGAGGCGGGCACGCCGTGGGCGAACGCGGTGATCCCGGACCGGCGGTCGAACTGCGGGAACATCAGCTGGGCGAGCTGCGCGCCGGTCACCCTCCGCAGCGCCTCGTCCAGGTCGATGACGCCGTCGTCGACGAGCTGGGCGGCCATCCGGAAGGCCGCCGCGGCGGTGCGCTTGCCGACACGGGTCTGCAGCATCCAGAGCTTGCCGCGCTCGATGGTGAACTCGATGTCGCACAGATCCTTGTAGTGCCCCTCGAGCCTGGCCATGATGCGCATCAGCTCGTCGTAGGAGTGCTTGTCGATGTCTTCGAGCTCCTGCAGCGGGACCGTGTTCCGGATACCGGCCACGACGTCCTCGCCCTGGGCATCCCGGAGGTAGTCGCCGTACACGCCCGGCCTGCCCGTGGCCGGGTCGCGGGTGAAGGCCACGCCGGTGCCGGAGTCGGGGCCGAGGTTGCCGTAGACCATCGCCATCACGTTCACGGCGGTGCCCAGATCGTGCGGGATGCGCTCCTGGCGCCGGTACGCCCGGGCGCGGTCGGTGTTCCAGGACTCGAAGACCGCGCGCACCGCCATGTCGACCTGCTCACGGGCGTCCTGCGGGAACTCCCGTCCGCTGCGGTCGCGCACGATCGCCTTGTGCTCGGCGACCAGCTCGCGCAGGTCCTCGACGCCGAGGCCGAGGTCGCTGCGCACGCCCCGGTCGCGCTTGGCGCGGTCCAGCGCGGCGTCGAACAGGCCGCCGTCGATGCCGAGCACGGTCTTGCCGAACATCTGGATCAGCCGGCGGTAGGAGTCCCAGGCGAACCGCTCGTCGCCGGACTCGGCCGCGAGCCCGGCGACGGAGCCGTCGTGGAGGCCGATGTCGAGGACGGTGTCCATCATGCCCGGCATCGAGTACATCGCGCCCGAGCGGACGGACACGAGCAGCGGGTCCTCGCGCGCGCCGAGCCTCTTGCCGCGCTCGGCCTCGAGGCGGGCCAGGTGCCGGTCCACCTCGTCCGCCAGGCCCGGCGGCTCGTGGCCCTCGGCGAGGTAGTACCGGCACGCCTCCGTGGAGATGGTGAATCCCGGCGGCACGGGCAGGCCCAGGTTCGTCATCTCCGCGAGATTCGCGCCCTTGCCGCCCAGGAGCCGCTTCTGCTCCTTGCTCCCCTCGGAGAACTCGTGGACGAACGCCCGGGCCGCGCGGTCGGGGGTGTCGGGGGAAACGCCGGCCGGATGGGACATGAGGACCTCCTCGTCGGGATCCTCTCGACCACATCACCGGATCCGGCGCGGCCGACAGGGCCGACCGGCCGCGGGGGGCGTGACGTTGGTCCCTTCCGCGGGTCGCCGGTGAGCCGTGGGCCGGGCGCGCACGTGTGCGGGGCGAGGCCGCCATGTGACGCCGGGGCGGGGCAGATCGTCGCGGGTCGCGGGTCGCGGGTCGCGGGTCGCGGGTCGCGGGTCGCGGGTCGCGGGAGATTGAGGTCACGGATCGGACAAGGGCGGCATTTCGTGGTGCGGTGCCGGTATCCCGTGGAACACTCGACGCATGCTCGAACTCGCCACCGGTAGCGGCCTGGCCATGGCGGCCGGCGTCAACGCCTGGATCCCGTTGCTCCTGCTCGGACTGCTGTCCCGCTTCAGCGACCTGCTCACGCTGCCCGCCGGCTGGGGCTGGCTGGAGAACCCGTGGGTGATGGCCATCCTCGCGGTGCTCCTGGTGCTGGAGATGACCGCGGACAAGATCCCGGCCCTGGACTCGGTCAACGACGTCGTCCAGACGTTCGTGCGGCCCACCGCGGGTGGTATCGCCTTCGGAGCCGGCGCGGCGTCCGAGACGGTCACGGTCGAGGACCCGCAGGCGTTCATGGCGGGTGGGGAGTGGGTGACCGTCGTGATCGGCATCGTGCTGGCGCTGGTCGTGCACGCGGCCAAGGCGGGCGGACGGGTCATCACCAACACGGTGAGCGGCGGGACGGCCGCCCCGGTGATGAGCACGGTGGAGGACGTGGCCGCCGTCGGCGTCTCGTTCCTCGGCATCACGCTGCCGTTCCTCATGATCCCCGTGCTGATCCTGTTCGCGATCGGGCTGTGGCTCATCGTGCGCGGCGTGCGCAAGCACCGCCGGATGAAGCAGATCGACGAGGCGTACGGCGCGGCCACCTAGCCGCGTGCCCGCCGGTGGCCGGGCGACCCGACGGTTCCGCCGGTCTGCCAGACTGGGATCTCACCTTCCCGAGATCAAGGACGCCCCATGCCTCGCACCCGCCCGTCCGCCGTCACCCGCGCCGTCCGGCGTGCGGGGGCGCGACTCGTCTGGCTCAGTACCGGGTACCGCCTGGCGCCCAGCAAGGCACCGGACGAGCCCACGATCTTCGTCGGGGCCCCGCACACGTCCAACACGGACTTCTTCCTCATGCTCGCGATCGCGTGGGAGCTGGACGTGCGCGTCAAGTTCCTCATCAAGGACTCGTGGCTGCGAGGTCCCCTCGCCGGGCTGATCCGGGCGCTCGGCGGCGTGGCGGTGGACCGGAACGACCCGGCCGGACTTGTCGACCAACTGCTCAGCGGCATGCGGACGGGGACCGTGTCGCACCTGGTGGTCACCCCGGAGGGGACGCGCGGCGGTGGGTCCGGCTACTGGAAATCGGGTTTCTACCGGATCGCGCGGGCGGCGGGGATGCCGGTGACCCTGGGCTACGTCGACGGCGACCGGCGCGTCGCGGGCCTGGGCCCGTCGCTCCGGATGACGGACGACGTGCGGGCGGACATGGACCGCATCCGCGCGTTCTACGCGGACAAGTCGGGCGTCCGCCCGGAGAACCGCGTCGAGCCTCGTCTCCGCATCGAGGACGACCCCGGTGACCGCTCGGCCGCGGCCTGACCGCACCTGAGCCGGCGGCGAGGCTCCCGGTCCGCCGCTACTTGCCCTCGAGCTTGCGGGCCTCGTCCTCGGACTGCGCCGCGCCGTCCTCGTCGCCGCCGTTCCGGAGGAGGCCCGCCAAGGATCGGAGCGACAGGGCGCTGTCCGACTTGGCGAGGTCCGAGCCGGTGCCGCGCGCACTGCGCCACAACCCCATCGCCTGCTGGGCGACGTCGAGCACCTTGCCGCGGTCCTCGGGCCGGACGAGGTTCGAGCCGATGTCGGAGATCGCCTTCTCCATCGCGGCGCGCTGCGTGGCCGGGTCGTCGTCGAGGCTCTTGAAGACCTGGACCGCGTCGGTGGCGAGGGTCGATGTCTGCTTCTCACCGCGCTCGGTCACCGCACTGCCGAACGAGAGCAGAGCCACCGCGAAGCGCGAGACGACACCACCCTGGTCTCCGGGGATCTTCTCCGCGCCACGCTCGACGAGGGCGTGGAGCCGCTCGGCGGCCAGGGACTCCAATCCGCCCGAGGCACGCTCACCGGAGGGCTCGGCGCCAGGCGCCCCATCCTCGGCGGGCGCCCGCTCGGCCGTGGCCGCTCCGACGCCGGCCGTCTCCTCAGCGCCTGCCGCAGGCTGCTGGGCGCCCTCCGCGGGCTCCGCCACGTCCTGCTCCGCACCAGGCTCGCGCACCGTCTGACTGCCATCGCTCATGACAGAAGTGTAACTACCAGAACCGGGCAAAGACCCGAGGGTGTGACATGTCGCCGAGGCCGACTACTTCCGGCGTCCGCCCGACTTCTCGCCCGGGTCCACGATGATCTTCGCGCCGCCCGCCGGGGGCGACGTCGTACCGGCGGGCTTCGCGGCTCCCCCGGCCCCGTCCGCGGCACCCTTCGCGGCGCCTCCGGCCGCCTTCGCCATGCGGGCGGCGCGGAACGCCTTGACCGCCTTGTAGAGGGTGTACCCGGCCACGACCACCGCGACGGCGTCGTCCGACAGACCGAGGATCGGAATGGCGTCAGGGATCAGATCGA encodes:
- the ppdK gene encoding pyruvate, phosphate dikinase, which produces MSHPAGVSPDTPDRAARAFVHEFSEGSKEQKRLLGGKGANLAEMTNLGLPVPPGFTISTEACRYYLAEGHEPPGLADEVDRHLARLEAERGKRLGAREDPLLVSVRSGAMYSMPGMMDTVLDIGLHDGSVAGLAAESGDERFAWDSYRRLIQMFGKTVLGIDGGLFDAALDRAKRDRGVRSDLGLGVEDLRELVAEHKAIVRDRSGREFPQDAREQVDMAVRAVFESWNTDRARAYRRQERIPHDLGTAVNVMAMVYGNLGPDSGTGVAFTRDPATGRPGVYGDYLRDAQGEDVVAGIRNTVPLQELEDIDKHSYDELMRIMARLEGHYKDLCDIEFTIERGKLWMLQTRVGKRTAAAAFRMAAQLVDDGVIDLDEALRRVTGAQLAQLMFPQFDRRSGITAFAHGVPASPGAAVGAVVFDSAEAVARDADGERVILVRQETSPDDLPGMLAADGILTSRGGKTSHAAVVARGMGKTCVVGAEDIAIDLERRRFTGPGVEVGEGDVISVDGTTGAVYRGEIAVVPSPVMRDLESGRDGEAGRGAEGAAGGAGEEPGADGESGVVHAVRRLMRHADDVRRLAVHANADTPEDAARARRFGAHGIGLCRTEHMFLGERRRYVEDLILAESQQQRDKALEALLPLQRDDFTGILEAMDGLPVTIRLIDPPLHEFLPDLTGLAVKVAVARERGAPDAGDLRLLQAVRKQHEQNPMLGLRGVRLGLVVPGLVAMQVRAVAEAAVARTRAGGTPRPEIMVPLVGGVEELELLRTEIDAVLADVRAAAGVDVPIAVGTMIELPRAALTAGRIATVAEFFSFGTNDLTQTTWGFSRDDVEGAFFPAYLDKGVFTVSPFEALDEEGVGRLIEIAVAEGRAARPGLVIGVCGEHGGDPSSVRFFDQAGLDYVSCSPYRVPVARLEAGRSAVTASEGGSDTR
- a CDS encoding DUF4126 domain-containing protein → MLELATGSGLAMAAGVNAWIPLLLLGLLSRFSDLLTLPAGWGWLENPWVMAILAVLLVLEMTADKIPALDSVNDVVQTFVRPTAGGIAFGAGAASETVTVEDPQAFMAGGEWVTVVIGIVLALVVHAAKAGGRVITNTVSGGTAAPVMSTVEDVAAVGVSFLGITLPFLMIPVLILFAIGLWLIVRGVRKHRRMKQIDEAYGAAT
- a CDS encoding 1-acyl-sn-glycerol-3-phosphate acyltransferase, whose amino-acid sequence is MPRTRPSAVTRAVRRAGARLVWLSTGYRLAPSKAPDEPTIFVGAPHTSNTDFFLMLAIAWELDVRVKFLIKDSWLRGPLAGLIRALGGVAVDRNDPAGLVDQLLSGMRTGTVSHLVVTPEGTRGGGSGYWKSGFYRIARAAGMPVTLGYVDGDRRVAGLGPSLRMTDDVRADMDRIRAFYADKSGVRPENRVEPRLRIEDDPGDRSAAA
- a CDS encoding YkvA family protein, with the translated sequence MNWKQIIALAASIGTIASPIDLIPDAIPILGLSDDAVAVVVAGYTLYKAVKAFRAARMAKAAGGAAKGAADGAGGAAKPAGTTSPPAGGAKIIVDPGEKSGGRRK